The Erigeron canadensis isolate Cc75 chromosome 1, C_canadensis_v1, whole genome shotgun sequence genome segment TCCTTGATTTATTCTTGTACTATAGAGAGCAATTGACTATAACATTTGAGTTATAGTCCATTGGTACTCAATTCATGTATGGTTATTTTAAAATGAACGGAATCTACATGCATTTCATCAATTTGGTCACAAATCCATTGTATGCATGGTTCCGATCTGTAAATCATATATGCACAAGTATAAGTCATTAGTATAACAAAGAGCAAATAAAGATAGATTACTCTTGTTATAGAAAATGTGTAGAATTTTGTTATCAATGATATATaggaataaataaaataatgttgCATTCTATCTACGTACAGGCTGGTTCTTACATAATCAAGGTATGTTAATTCCAAGAACAATGTTACATACATTTTGGAACCTTACTTTTGTTGCATAGTTGCATTCATTGGTGGCAAGGGAAACTAACAATTGGCAGAACGATAAATATAGGCTTTCTAGAAAGACAgattaaaaaatcaatcaatcattttaGCCATTTTGTACGATTGGTTGCTTCTTAGCTTTGtcaacttatttaaattaatttaataagtatTATTGTCAAAATAGTGTAGGACTTAATATCTCGTAATGTAAGCAACTTTATACGGATTATCATTCagtttaggttttttttttttttttaaagtaaagttTCTATTAGTCCATACCCTGGCAAAACACCAGCGGTAAATATTTACAAGAATTTACACACAAGTAAATTTACACCAATCATCCcaatatatacttttgttttttgaCCTTGTATTATACTATAAAAATCCTAGCATTTTGATGTTTTGAATAATCTTTATAACATTTCTTTTGTCTTCTTCGAAGTTGATATCATTCCTTGTCTTTCAAATGTTCCAGCAACTAATCATAATAATCCCTCTAATAGTTTGTGCCACTTCTTTACTGCATCCCTGGTACTTGTGATATTCCAACAAGTCTTTAACATTAAAGACAAAGAATGGAGATGATCTGCACCATTTACTAATTACATACCACAAGTCTTTAACATTAAAGACAAAGAATGGAGATGATCTGCACCATTTACTAATTACATACCACACTTTTGCTGCTACCCAACATTCACAAAATAGATGTTCCACCGTTTCTAGTACCTCACCATTTACTATCATGCAGTTTAGTAGCTAGCTTACTAGCTAGGCTGCTGGCCGCTTAagttcatattttattttccttgattttcaagtttttggttatttatataacaaatatttgACTCTGGTGAATTCCAATCCAAATTTTGttaacaaatgaaaaattaagagTAATATATCTGGAAAGATTTGATTCGGGTACAATTTTTTGTACTGAATCTCTCAGTAACTAATAAAACTATCATATCAAAGAATTGATAAGTAAAACAAGACGATAAGAAatgacaaaaggaaaaaaaattgcaTTGTTGAACACTTGAACGTACCTATGCCGTACACTATGTTTCTACTATTATTCAAAGAAATTATCTTCTACGTACCTTCTAAGAAGGGTCACAATGTTCCATTCACGTTGTCTAATATGTATCGAAAAATTACCTTTGTCATCAActgattaataattaatttctaACAATATCCtcaatacatatataactaacTTATTACTAGTTTAGAACTCACAAAATctgtaaaagaaaaagaaacatttttcttttatttcttatcAGAATAATGAATGACATAATAACAAATCAATAACGAGTCCAAAAACGCTCACAATGTATGACGCATATATAAAATCTCATAGCATGGTgtagaattaaaaataatactacCTGTAACGTATAGTACGAATTGGTGCCGACGTATAATATAACGTATTAGGCCGAACACATCCAGACCTCAGTGTGTTGGCCAGTTTACTAGTAAGCATGAGGAACGTGAATTTTTGTACTCCCCTTTTCAGCTTAAAAGAattaatgtttttgttaaaaaaaactcatatcaattttcaaaataattaattttttatttttgtttctctgTATTTCCTCCACCGACCCATCCCACCCAAAAACTCATTCACTACACTATCATTTTAACTATAAGTCTATAATAATTACCTTAAGACTTTAGATTTGTATGTACATCAATCttaattaacaataaaattTCATTGACAATAACATGATGGATTATAATTCCGATATTGAAGATCTAGAAACACTTGATAAAATTGTTTCCCGAGATGATATGATGAATTTGTAGGCATATATCTATAGACTGATTGTTTAAAAGACAAATTATTAGGAGAAACCGATATCAACCAAGGGATTTTAACTTGATTCCAAAAACAAGGTGAGATGCATGAGTTACTTCAACTCAATTTTTGTTTCCTGTAATTACCGGAAATAAAATTGACAGTTCCTAGGGATATTATTAGGGTGAAGGGGTGGCAGCATTAACCTGACGTATAGATTCTTGGCATGCCAAAACTGTTGGGtttttttgtttagttgttGGGTCCATTCAAATAAAGAAGCCCAGCCCAGATTGATATGCGGCGTCAACAACCAAATTTCCATTCTGTGTTGATGGAGCGAGAAATCGAAATGCAAAAATGAttttgggtttttgtttaaCTCTCATGCCTTAATACTTTGACTTACAAATTTTGACAAGTTGGTCTCTCATCATTGGGCATCTTTTGATGTGGTATGTTTTCATTAATTGAAAATATGTCAAACTTTTCGTAAGTTGTCAACCACCCCTTCATAATTTACCGTATATTTGCGATTTTATGTCTTTGAGCATATCTTTATAAGCATTATTAAagtggaatttttaaaaaaagttaaatactttatttaatACTCCCAAACTTTTCATGTTGTGTTAAatactttttattgttttaaaggAAAATTATagttgaattttaaaaaaatgtttatcttAATTCTTTAACCTACTTGATTCGAACATATTTGCAGTTTAACTTTTAAGGGGAATGGACGCATGGGGTGCTGTGCCTGGGCGCCTGTCGTCTGGCGATGCATAAGAAGGAAATAcatgttacaacttacaaaagATTTGAGTACTCCATTGAAccaggtttgagtcctgcagagatGACAAGGTTTTATCCTAATTGAATGTCGTGTTTTCGGACGGTTTAGTTGAGAGTTTTTcttcctactaggtattgagggtgagggggctcTCTTACGCTAGCCCGATTAAAAAACCGTAAGCTAGATCCTCTTACGTGATccacactttttaaaaaataaaaaataaataaaaatcacaaaAGATGGTTTGAAGCTGAGCAAGTATGACTGTATGAACTCCAGTATCAAAAGCCCATTAAGTAAAACCAATCAATATAGATATGGCATCGCTGGTTCGAAACTTCAATTTATTGTAGGCCCAAGCTAGACTTCAAACATAAACCCATTTTAAGTCTatccattttgagtttttttagatttaataaaTACTTAGAACTTTATAAGTATCcaacatataatatatttttcatttttattattttacgaTATTCACAAATAATTCCTctttctttataaaattttattattttacgaTATTCAacgtttttttaaattttttgagattattaaaaaataaatcctatatatatatatatatatatatatatatatatatatatatatatatttgttttataagaaattataaaaatatgaaaaagtatATCTTGtaattaaacttattttttattttctaccaATAGACactataattttcaaattacTTAGCTGAATGATGCTATTTCATGTCACTACAATCAAACACACCCTAAGGAGGCGTTTTGTTCGCAAAGATTAAAGTTAACTGGAATATTACAAATTGATTTTTTGTAACATGTATATAAATCCGTTTTTTATTTCAtggctaatttttttttagcagAGATTAAAGTTAGTTTCGTTGATAACTATCCTATATTTGTACTTTGGAGGATGGATTGATGGAATAGTTGAATAGTTCcaacaaagaaaattatttgTAGAGTACTTAAACTTTAAAGCAAGATCAAACACCCATAATATAATGTAACATTATCAAAAACAAGAGAGTGATTTGAAAGGGAAGATAACATGAGATTGCAAACTTTTTAAAGGTAAGGGATCTGTTTTGTCACTAAACTTTTTTCACTGGTTTCAGACAATTTGAACACTTCCAATTCCACACAGTTTCTTAAATTCCTTGTATTTCTCTCACACTCTATTTCTATGTTCTTCATAGTTCATAACACACAATGTGTGCGTACATTAAAGAAAAAACACCTTCATTTCATTACATCATGCCAATCCttacaaaaagtatatattttttaggaaCAAATTTCGGCCCTCAAATAATTTTGTATGGCTCAAGTGTGTTGTTGAAAGCACACCATCTTGATACAACCCCCAAAAAACACATCTTTTATTGCCATAATGCTAAAAAAGATTTCATGCCCATTTTCATTTCTCCTTCTTTTTCTTACCCTTTTTTTCTATCTATCAAATGCAGAACCTTATTTTACCATCTCAAAATCAAGGCACACTTCAGGTTGCTCTTATTTTCTATTACAAagaaaatgagttttttttttttcttttttttggctgtgaaattttaaatatgattgTATGTGGGTTTGGTCAATTATgtaggaaaaataaaatatggagATTTGGTGGGGAAGAAAAGGTTTCTTATTGGTAATGAACAAAAGAATGGGAATGGATCATCACTTGTGTTGGCTcaagaaagaacaagaagaaaagaTCCTCTTGATAAATTCAACATATATAGAGGTGGATGGAACATCAAAGAACGCCATTATTGGGCTGTATGTTTCTTCAAATCATACTTCaagatttatttataatattcctTCAAATGATCGAATTATTTTGCTGTGAAGATGGAAATTGAtcattaaaaaccttaaatCCTGATTTGACATAGCCAAAATAACAGATATACCATCATCCAAAAATAGAAAGAACCCAAAACCATATACTGCAAACAACATTTTTCATTTCGAGTTTCAAAGAACATCTAATAGATTGACAGTTTAAATATTgtgatcatcatatatatatactcatgtttgcatgcatatatatatatatgtgtgtgtgttgctAGCTTGTACAGAATTTATTAGCACATGTTCTATTTAACCCTTGAATTACAATGCATGTAGTCTGTGGCATTCACGGCTGCACCCTTCTTCGTGGTGGCTGCTGCCTGGTTCGTGATCTTTGGTATATTCTTATCATTAATATTCTTCAGCTACTGTTGTTGCCGAAAAGCAGAACCTTACGGCTATTCCAAAACCGCCTACACTCTATCTCTCATTCTTCTAATTCTCTTCACCATTATGgcaatgtaattaattaattaccatTATTTAATTTCAAATCCCCTTTTTTACTAATTTTCCTAAAAACCTGAATTATTGTTCTTCATAAAAATCGTTACTTTTCAGTGTAGGATGCATTATATTATACACGGGACAGGGGAAATTTCACCAAACTacaacaaaaacattgaaatatATTGTGCATCAAGCCGATATAACTGCTCAGAGGCTACGTAACGTGTCTGATGATCTTGATGCCGCTAAGAAAGTAACCGTGGCACAGGTGTTCTTGCCTGTTGATGTTCAAGCTGACATCGGAGAAATACAAACAAAGCTTAATGCCTCGGCTATTCAACTTTCTGAAAGAACCAAAGACAATAAAGAAGACATTCATGATCTTCTTGaaagtgtgtaagttaattaattataccCCTACCCGCGACTAGTTTGATACAATTATCTAACTAGCGACAAAATTGTAAATTTCTGTCATTGATCATGTGTTTTATACGTATGTGTTATTGTAGAAGAATAGCGTTAATTGTTATAGCTGCGGTGATGCTCTTATGGACGTTTCTTGGATTCAGTAAGTTCTTTCGATTCTAACCCCATGGTATATCTAAAATAAAGTTTTGAGCTTTTGATCAAAGTTTGTTTCTTGTTCAATTTATCCTCATTTTTCTTATCTATTGACTACTGAATGACGTTTTTTCAGTGTTTCTTTGCAGTATTTTCGATCCTTGGTCTGCAATGTATGGTTTACACGTGAGTGAAAATGTGATTTTCGCTACCAGATCatatttaagatatgttttatatatgaaaagatcGATAAACACTAAAACCTTTGCAGATTGGTGTTGTTTGGATGGGCTTTTGTGACCATAACGTTTATTTTATGCGGCGTGTTCCTCTGCCTACATAAGTAAGTTCTTTTTTTACAGAGTGAAGATATATGTATCAGAAATTGCATGTCTTGACTTGTATATATCTTGGTATCAATAGTGTGACTGCAGACAGCTGCGAGGCAATGAACCAGTGGGTCGAGAACCCAACAGCTCATACAACTCTAGACGATATCCTTCCATGTGTAGACAATGCCACGGCTCAGGAGAGCTTACTAAGGACCAAAGAAGTCACGGTTCAACTCACAAATGTGATCAACCAAGTCATAAGAAATGTCACAAATAGCAATTTCCCACCTGACTTTGCGCCACTCTACTTCAATCAATCTGGCCCGATGATGCCAACCCTGTGCAACCCATTCAACCCGGATTTCACTAACAGAACATGTGAACAAAATGAAGTACCCTTGAGTGAGGCCACAAAGGTCTACAGTCAATACGTTTGTCATGTTTCATCGACCCAAGTGTGCACTACTACAGGCCGACTAACTCCTGAGTCGTATAGACAAATGTCAGCTGCAATTGAACTTGGCTACTCGTTGTACCTATACGGGCCATTTTTGATTGAATTACAAGATTGCACTTTTGTTAGACATACATTTACTGACATATCGCGTGATCATTGTCCTGGGCTAACGCGTTATCTTGACTGGATTTATATCGGGCTGTTGATGGTGTCATGTGCGGTGATGTTTTCGCTTGTTTTTTGGGTGATTTACGGGAGGGAAAGGAGACATCGGGTGTATTCAAGAACAATAGTTAGTAGAAGCGGACGGGGGAAGGATATGTGAATCAATCTCTTGTATGGCAACttctgggtttttttttttttaaaaatgtaaagtGATAAATGGCTAACTTCTGTTTCTTTTAACCGGTCATTTAGTTTTGCGAATCAAATCTATTAGCAGAACCGGTGtcactttaatatatttttaagatatgtcttaacaaaataaacaaaggTGGAAACAATTCGTAACCCCTAATCGTTGTTTTACTTATAAGAAAAGTGAAACATTACaaagattataaaaattataaaaggttactttaatatTGGTTTTAGACATGATTGATAATTTTCGATTTacaattttatatattgtatgaTTTATTACTAGATCATACTTTAAGACTCTAATAATATCGGTTTACTCCTTTTAAATAATTCCGTCTTGCACTCCtctgtggccggaggtccctatggaagcagtctctctacctttgtgtaaaggtaagactgtctacagcatACCTCCCCTATACCCCGCGCATGGATTGAGTCctgctgttgttgttgtatatgttttttttaccattCAATCATTAATCGTTGATAACTAGTACTACGTATATGTGCATAACCAACACAATTTTACCTACACAACACAATTTTAAAGCTATTTAATCCCTACACAACACAATTTTACCATACAAAATAATGGAAACGGAAATAATCCATTAATGGTATTTCATCTATTTAAACGACCATGGCTATAATAAACTTAAGGGTACATATAACATATCGTTTCGGAAGTTCCAGGTTAAATTAAAGACGGTTGTGTGAGAAtttgagtaaaaaaaatatatggccAGCTACAAGTATTGTTTGATGCTCTTCCATTGTTTCCGCAGGTCTGCCCACGTACATCTTTGGTGGTTATTTGTGTTAAGATAAATCGATATTTCTGCTTAGTTAGTTAACATTTAagcttttatattaaaattcagCTTTCATTATCGGAAAACCATATTATATTATGCAAATTTTAATCCatttaattttatgtaaaaaacgagatttaattaatttacataataaaatttctacatgcataatttttttaaaggataacATACCTATGctgcataaatatatataaatataaatataaaatgaaataaatcaaccaatataaagctttatCATTGATGGTGTAAGCCGAAAACAAAtggtacaaaaaagaaagaaatacgagggtattgttaatacttggcacaaagttaacaaacttatcatctcacagaattttgaatcctccttttatttcatgtttgaagttactttaggttagaaatataaaaaatgagaatatgacgtatgaattagtgtaatgtggagtatgaactattatatataattcaattattttaaagatattgggttggcgggtcgacctgacaacccaacaaCCCAACCCAGACCCAACCCAGAAAAAATCAGGTTGGCGGGTTGACGGGTTGGTGGGTCAAAAATACTCAaccctaacctgatttttttcgggttgggtcgaAATTGACAGCCCTACCTATGCATTGGCATGTGCATATTGCATATACATTACCAAAGGACCCGTAAATAATGTTGACTAATTTTGTTTGTAtacatatcattttatttaatattaatgtatttgcttacttattgtgattatttaattatttagtaTGTATTCACATaacatatttcttttttttatgtagCTACAGCGTCAATGGTTAATGCACAAAAAAGATGCGTTGAGATATTGAGCAAAAATACGAGTGATTGTAAACTTTTTGAGTGTGGTGAACTATGTTATATAAAGCACAATGGCAATGGAGTTTGCAAGCGATCACAATCGGGCAGTTTTTCATGTGAATGTTTCTATAATTGCGATGAAGATATTAGGGAGGGCCTCACAACTGGTTTTGCACCCTCCCCCTCTCCGAGCTTGTAAATCATTCATTTAATTTGCATACCATGTTTTTTAATTGGTACTTTTACTTACTattacaaaactaataaatataagaTGTACTTAGCTTATATGCTTCAAAAAACTATTAAAGGGCTATAAAAATTAGTCATGTGGCATCCAATCCAATGAATAAAACATAAAGTTATTATCAATTTTATGATggataaaatcaaaaacttttacgACATGTATAACTGAGTAAAAACAATCAAGCATGTTAAAAAAGCgttttatgtatgtattactCCGGAATTTGATATATCATCCTATCTTAATTTGTACCGGTGTAGTTATTGATTGATGGTTTAATTTGTCTAGCCAAATTACCATTTGTTCGTGGGCTCCTATGGGGAATTAAGTAGCCCAAAAGGCTGATATTCATTAATCCATGATGGGTCAAAGATACGGCCCGGCCATACGGGTTTCACAATCATCAAGTCGTCATGTACCGACTACCGAGTACTGTTACTTGTTTTTATGAATCAAAGGTTATACAAAATTATCATAGTAATATATTAGATTTTCTATCATATTTTTGATATGTTAGAATTCTCTCTAAGTTGTTATTTTTCGTAGTCATCATCATGACAA includes the following:
- the LOC122594761 gene encoding uncharacterized protein LOC122594761; translated protein: MGMDHHLCWLKKEQEEKILLINSTYIEVDGTSKNAIIGLVGCIILYTGQGKFHQTTTKTLKYIVHQADITAQRLRNVSDDLDAAKKVTVAQVFLPVDVQADIGEIQTKLNASAIQLSERTKDNKEDIHDLLESVRIALIVIAAVMLLWTFLGFSKFFRF
- the LOC122594777 gene encoding uncharacterized protein LOC122594777 yields the protein MTFFQCFFAVFSILGLQCMVYTLVLFGWAFVTITFILCGVFLCLHNVTADSCEAMNQWVENPTAHTTLDDILPCVDNATAQESLLRTKEVTVQLTNVINQVIRNVTNSNFPPDFAPLYFNQSGPMMPTLCNPFNPDFTNRTCEQNEVPLSEATKVYSQYVCHVSSTQVCTTTGRLTPESYRQMSAAIELGYSLYLYGPFLIELQDCTFVRHTFTDISRDHCPGLTRYLDWIYIGLLMVSCAVMFSLVFWVIYGRERRHRVYSRTIVSRSGRGKDM